A stretch of Cicer arietinum cultivar CDC Frontier isolate Library 1 chromosome 5, Cicar.CDCFrontier_v2.0, whole genome shotgun sequence DNA encodes these proteins:
- the LOC140920273 gene encoding uncharacterized protein, translating to MVMKGHIRNGIYVLNGSTIVGDVGTAISKSERTSLGHQILGHGPTKITYHRGNMYFNTFLDDSTRKIWIYFLKSKNEAFKTFKEWKKMIETKTERKIKTLRTYNGLEFYSEMFTSNKVKPGGENEPRSDLDQTSKQDQLTNPITANLDDGNYDNTNEYLLARDRDKRQINPPQRYGFSAYMSSYAFHNAKKLVRNQRVFLKPLNARINLVPKPKGAKIIGSKWIFKLKEGIPGVEPSRYKARLAAKGITQREGINYDAIFSLVVKHSSTKILLSIVARFNMELEQMDLKTVILHGDLK from the exons ATGGTAATGAAAGGTCACATAAGAAATGGCATTTATGTCCTAAATGGAAGTACCATAGTTGGAGATGTAGGGACTGCAATATCCAAATCAGAAAGAACAAGTTTGGGGCATCAAATTTTGGGACAT GGACCAACAAAGATAACTTATCATAGAGGTAACATGTATTTCAATACGTTTCTAGATGATAGTACTAGAAAAATTTGGATTTACTTTCTTAAAAGTAAGAATGAAGCCTTTAAGACCTTCAAGGAGTGGAAGAAAATGATAGAAACTAAAACTGAAAGGAAGATTAAAACCCTTAGAACATATAATGGCTTAGAGTTTTATAGTGAAATGTTTACAAGTAACAAG GTAAAGCCTGGAGGTGAAAATGAGCCAAGGTCTGATCTAGACCAAACCTCTAAGCAAGATCAACTCACAAACCCTATAACAGCTAATTTAGATGATGGTAATTATGATAATACAAATGAGTATTTGCTAGCAAGGGATAGAGACAAAAGACAAATAAATCCACCTCAAAGGTATGGGTTCTCAGCATATATGAGTAGCTATGCATTTCACAATGCTAAAAAATTAGTGAGGAACCAAAGAGTGTTCTTGAAGCCATTAAATGCAAGGATA AATCTTGTCCCTAAGCCAAAAGGAGCCAAAATAATTGGGAGTAAGTGGATTTTCAAGTTGAAAGAAGGAATTCCAGGAGTAGAACCTTCCAGATACAAGGCAAGGCTTGCAGCAAAGGGGATCACTCAAAGAGAGGGAATAAACTATGATGCAATATTCTCCCTTGTGGTCAAGCATTCATCAACCAAAATTTTGTTATCTATAGTTGCTCGCTTCAATATGGAATTGGAGCAAATGGATCTCAAAACAGTCATACTTCATGGGGATTTGAAATAG